The following are from one region of the Microtus ochrogaster isolate Prairie Vole_2 chromosome 17, MicOch1.0, whole genome shotgun sequence genome:
- the Defb135 gene encoding beta-defensin 135 — MRRLQLVLVAFALLCCVPPARSGLNIYIRRIFDTCWLAKGICREKCQKEEIYNIFCGTHFLCCISKKDMPTLFVK, encoded by the exons ATGAGGCGCCTACAGCTGGTCCTTGTGGCCTTTGCGTTGCTCTGCTGTGTTCCACCAG cTAGAAGCGGACTGAATATTTACATACGACGAATTTTTGATACATGCTGGCTAGCAAAAGGCATTTGCAGGGAAAAATGTCAGAAAGAGgaaatttataacattttttgtGGTACTCATTTCCTGTGCTGTATCAGCAAAAAGGACATGCCCACGCTGTTCGTGAAGTAA